One genomic region from Streptomyces sp. NBC_01304 encodes:
- a CDS encoding fumarylacetoacetate hydrolase family protein, which translates to MPVKPAPPSAPFAGPFALATLSAPDGPTFPALVTADEHVVDLRDALGEEQLTVRRLLEDWPAVLPRLRALADDGSVERRPLAQFRAHAPVEPRQVFQSGANYRQHVIDLHVAHRAPGDDRPEDERRAEAAEIMDRRAKEDLPYVFIGLPSAITGPYDDVVLPGWAEKPDWELELAAVIGRPAHRISVDEALEYVSGYTIANDLTDRATVFRRDMPQIGTDWLRSKNAPGFTPLGPWIVPTESIADPDDLRLVLKLNGETMQDESTKDMIFNVARMVSYASQSARLLPGDVVLTGSPAGNGMHWGRLLRDGDVMDGSITGLGAQRTRCVAEVAS; encoded by the coding sequence ATGCCCGTGAAACCCGCTCCCCCATCCGCGCCCTTCGCCGGCCCCTTCGCCCTCGCGACGCTCTCGGCCCCGGACGGCCCGACGTTCCCCGCCCTGGTCACGGCCGACGAGCACGTCGTCGACCTGCGCGACGCCCTCGGCGAGGAGCAGTTGACCGTCCGCCGCCTCCTGGAGGACTGGCCGGCGGTACTGCCCCGACTGCGGGCCCTGGCCGACGACGGTTCCGTAGAACGCAGGCCGCTGGCGCAGTTCCGGGCGCACGCGCCGGTCGAACCGCGGCAGGTGTTCCAATCGGGTGCCAACTACCGGCAGCACGTGATCGATCTGCACGTCGCCCACCGCGCGCCCGGTGACGACCGGCCGGAGGACGAGCGGCGCGCGGAGGCCGCCGAGATCATGGACCGGCGGGCGAAGGAAGATCTGCCGTACGTGTTCATCGGTCTGCCGAGCGCGATCACCGGCCCGTACGACGACGTCGTACTCCCCGGGTGGGCCGAAAAGCCGGACTGGGAGCTGGAGTTGGCGGCGGTGATCGGCCGCCCGGCGCACCGGATCTCCGTCGACGAGGCGCTGGAGTACGTCTCCGGGTACACGATCGCCAACGATCTGACCGACCGCGCGACCGTCTTCCGACGCGACATGCCGCAGATCGGCACCGACTGGCTGCGCAGCAAGAACGCGCCCGGTTTCACCCCACTCGGCCCGTGGATCGTGCCCACCGAGTCGATCGCCGACCCCGACGACCTGCGCCTGGTCCTGAAACTGAACGGCGAGACCATGCAGGACGAGTCCACCAAGGACATGATCTTCAACGTGGCGCGCATGGTGTCGTACGCGTCGCAGAGCGCCCGACTCCTACCGGGCGACGTGGTGTTGACCGGATCCCCCGCCGGCAACGGTATGCACTGGGGCCGGCTGCTGCGCGACGGCGACGTGATGGACGGCTCCATCACCGGGCTCGGCGCCCAGCGCACCCGCTGCGTAGCAGAGGTGGCGTCGTGA